The DNA region TACTATCCCCAAATTTGAGTGAATAGGCCTTGATCTTTTCagtgattgttttttttatatttataagaAAACTGTCAGAGGACATGTCAACAGAGATGCACTCCAGATTGTGACTTTACCTGCTGTGTAGCGACACCCAATCCTGTGTTGGCTCCACCACTTACTCCTCGCCTAACTGTTCCCGTCGTATCGTGTGCCTCCTACTGCCCGAGCACCTGTTATCCAGACTGCAGCCCTAGCTGCTGTAAGCCAAAGCCAGCTCATCCGATAGCTCCACCAATGCCACCACCCCCTCGTCCTCCTCCCATGCCACCTGCCTGTCCAACCAACTGCCCGATGTCTTGCTATCCGCAGTGTTCACAGTCATGTTGTCAACAGTCACCAGCTTATGCACAAGTTTATAAACCGTTGGCAATACCTCCTCCTATAAGGCAGTGCGCTCAAGTCGGATGTTCACAAGCTTGTTATCCCAAATGTTCATCCCAGTGTTGTGGTGCTCCCCAAATTCCCTCTGTGCAAATGCAGCCACCACCGCCTCCTCTCATTGCCCCGTCACCTGTGCCTCCGATAGTTATTCCGCTTCCACTTCCTGTCCCACAATGTCCAGCTCCTTGCCCAGCTTCCTGTCTACCATCTTGCACTCCACAGTGCTGCACAGGAGCACAGCAACAATTTCAACCTCAAACACAACCTCCTCCCATAATCATCCTGGAGCCTCCAGCCGCTCCACAGCCGTCTACGTGTCCTGCACCTTGTCCAGCATCGTGCTCCCCTCAGTGTAATCCAACTTGTTGCACTCCATCGACAATAATGGCTTCTCCTAAGCCGCCTCAATCCCCGCCTCGCCCCCCAATACGTCCATTTCAACCACCACAGGCTTCAACTTGCCCTGCACCTTGCCCAGCATCGTGTCATCCACAATGCAGCCCAACTTGTTGCTCTCCAACTGCCATGCTGGCCCCACCTCCACCTTCATTACCATCCATCCTACCTGCTCCCTTTGGGCAGACATGTCCAGGATCATGTCCCAGTTCGTGTGCACCAAGTTGCAGCACAGACTGCTGTTGCCAGCCGCGGTATGACCCTAAAGATCTCAGGGGCTTGTTTCCACTAGACTCCTCTCCGGATTGTCCAACAACTAACGACTGATCGAACTTACGACATTAATTTTAGTTCGTTTAACTCGGTCTGTAACCTGTCTGTGGTTCGGCGAAGAAAGTTATAACCGTTGGTTTTTTCAGCTTGTGAGATTTTTTTGAGGTTGCAGTGGTGGCCACCGAATAAGCGCTAATGTAATGTGCCATTCAAGACCTCGCAAAGTTAAGAGCCTTATCGACCCAGCAGTGATTGCTCGGACGTCATTTTCGTAGGAATATTCCATGCCTAATTACCTTGAGGACGTTCTGATTACTCTTGAGTGTTTGCGTTTTATGATCGGATGAGTAACGTCGAGAAGATCACAAACGCAATGACGCAGATAGCGACAAACACTGGTCCATGAGAAGATattgagaaaaagatcaattttgTATGGGGAAATTATCAATTGagtatcaaaaattaattttggggTTGTATTGGTTGCACTTGACCTTATGATTAATTGGGAAATTCGTGCCACTCTTTCAAAATTGGTGTTCGTTTTGACGTTTAATGAGAAACCGCTCTTATTTCCCATTTCAGTTGgattaaatcaaaatcattgaAACGACTTATATTCAGTATATTTAATGTATAGGGGCCATAATTTTACGTATAGGGTATTTAATATCCCTGATTTACTTCTATCACAGTCTGCTGAAACCCAACATCGACAAGCTACTTAATAGGGCACTCAAGAAACTGAATTACCCGACGACCCTTTGGATGGACTTCTGGGGGAAAATGCCTGGCGcgtttatatttttgtttatttttttagtagGTATAACCTTCGCGTAAATAAACTTAAAGGGGGCACGGAATGTTTGGTTGTTTATTTGCTAGTTTttgctcattttctttttttctcctgaaGCATCATAGTTTCGCACAGCTCAATGTACCAAATGCTTCGAGATGGTCGGTCTTAATACCAAAATGTGTTTTATCAGTCGCCTGCTCATTCGATTTACCAGATGCTACGAAAGTTTTGTCTATCTTGTTCTGGAAATCACGGCCACTCTGGAAAAAAACTTGAGAAAACATGATGTTTTTTCAAGAAACGAAAAGATATATCATACTAGCAATGTTAACAGAGTCGCCAAGACAAAAAACACAAGATTACGCTGGGTCGGACGTATTTCTGGAAATGatactgttttccttttttgctttgtttttctcttgttttacaACTATGAGTAAAGAGCTCTAGCTAAAAGACACAAAGCAATTCTCTCTGAAATATAAGCATCATCATCACCTTGATCTTCAAACATCTTTCTTATCATTGCATTATGAGGGTCGACCTTTCCTAAGACATGTAGAACTTTGGACCAGTCATGGATTCTCCACAAGGCATCAACTGCCAGAGCTTCTACTTTCAAGTTCGGGTGAAAACCATCCACAGGCACAATTAACTCGTGCACTCGACCACCTTTCCTCTCTCCCATTCCAgtaaacccccccccctccctcaaaaaacaagaaaacaaatcaagagTTTGCacaagaatgattttaaaatgagaTCTCACCTAAATCAGTTGCAAAGGAATCTGTCATTGGGAGAAGACGTCAATTTACAAATGGATCTAGTGACATGGAGTTTAAGTAGCAATATTTaatcctttttttatttatatttgatttaaacttattttcttttaaatttaaacttcaagtccaaaatttatttaaatctaagaaaatttcctatttagttcaaattttttatttaatcttgctttccaatttaaattttaactttttaaaatatatttcaataatatctttattttttgtaatatttctttgaattgcTTATCAAGTTTAATCTAatccttttattcatttaaatttaactttcaaaattgTATGTAGActtatgaattttttactttattcaaACTACAAAATTCTATTTAATCTTCCTGGGCAAGCTCAACCACCGTCACGTGAAGTACTTGAAAAATAACTAACCTTAAAGACCAAATTCCTAAACAAAACTTCCTGTTAAGGACTCTAAGCAAGGTCAAggacaaacccaaacatgatTCAGAACAATCCTAATTTTAGTAGTTCCCGGAACTTCTAAGATTAGAGAAGGCCACGCACTTCTAA from Pocillopora verrucosa isolate sample1 chromosome 1, ASM3666991v2, whole genome shotgun sequence includes:
- the LOC131790062 gene encoding keratin-associated protein 9-1; translation: MQRNSYCIWTLCLLSLLMQGDGNPIPKGKAKTVRGKKAPMKRQFVYYPQTVAVVSYPYQRSNVAHKQRLQTTRNKNCQRTCQQRCTPDCDFTCCVATPNPVLAPPLTPRLTVPVVSCASYCPSTCYPDCSPSCCKPKPAHPIAPPMPPPPRPPPMPPACPTNCPMSCYPQCSQSCCQQSPAYAQVYKPLAIPPPIRQCAQVGCSQACYPKCSSQCCGAPQIPSVQMQPPPPPLIAPSPVPPIVIPLPLPVPQCPAPCPASCLPSCTPQCCTGAQQQFQPQTQPPPIIILEPPAAPQPSTCPAPCPASCSPQCNPTCCTPSTIMASPKPPQSPPRPPIRPFQPPQASTCPAPCPASCHPQCSPTCCSPTAMLAPPPPSLPSILPAPFGQTCPGSCPSSCAPSCSTDCCCQPRYDPKDLRGLFPLDSSPDCPTTND